A stretch of DNA from Sandaracinaceae bacterium:
CACCACGTTCAAGTCGCCGCCGTACCCCTCGCGACGCGTACGGGTCGAGGCCACCGTGGACGAGCGAGGCGTGCGCGCCGTGGATGATGGCCGCCTCGTCGCCAAGATCTCGACGTACGCCCCGATCCGCCACCAAGCCGTGCTCACACTCGACCGCGTGCTGGCGGGAACTCAGGTGGGCCCTGGCAGCACCAACATGGCGGAGCTGCGCCAAGTGCTGGGCAACGAGTCGTTTCGCGCCGGGCAGTACGACACGACGTTCATCCCGCGCCACGTCGGACAATGAGCGTCCACGTCAGCACCACGCGCCTCGAGCGCCGCTCGCTGCGCCCCGCAGACGTGCGTTGGCGGGCCGAACAGATGCTCGCGGCGCTTCGGCTCCCGAACGCCGAGCTGAGCGTCCTGCTCTGTGACGACACCACCATCCACGAGCTGAATCGCGAGTACCGGCACAAGGACAAGCCCACGGACGTGCTCGCGTTCGCCATGCGTGAGGGGGAGCACGCCGAGCTACACCCGGACCTGCTGGGCGACGTCGTGATCAGCCTCGACACCGCACGCCGACAGGCGCATGCGGGGGGCAAAACGATCGTCGCAGAGGTGACGATCTTGCTCGCCCACGGGTTGTTGCACCTGGTGGGCTACGACCACCAGACGGACGCCGAAGAACGTCGCATGAACGCGATGGTGGACGTCCTCCGTGCAGCGTGTGTGCGTCGTCGCTCCTGACGCACAGGCTGTGGATAAGTGGTGAGTGGGCGTCCGGCTGGGGGGTCGTGAACCGCCACGCTATCCGCTGTTAGGCGCGTAAGTGTTGGATACTGCGTTTGTTTTTGGAGTCGTCCGTGTTTGGTGATGGCGGCTCCGATAGCCTTGGGAAGTGCTGTGGATGACGTGTGGGATTCCGACCGCAGCGGCGCGGCTCCTCGCCTCGTGCCAGGGCTAGCGCGCTGTAGCGATCTCGGGGAGCGCTTGCTGCAGGCACTTCTCGCGCTCCGAAGCCCGCGAACTCGGCCAAAAAATCGGCTGCGCGAGACATAAAAGTCTTGTCCCCCGTGAGGGAAGGTGGCATCCATGCGCCTGCCTGCGACCAAGTTCGTTTTCGGCCTGTTTTACAGACCGATTCGCAGGTTCGACTCTTCCAACTCCCACTCCTGGAGGGAATCATGGCCACTGCCAAGCGCCTCACCAAGGCTCAGATCATCAGCGAGCTCGCCGAGAAGACCAACCTCACCAAGAAGGACGTCGCCGCCGTCTTCGACGAGCTCCGTGAGCTCATCCGCCGCGAGTTGACGAAGCGCGGCTCCCCCGAGGAGTTCGTCATCCCCGACCTGCTCAAGCTCAAGGTCAAGAAGGTCAAGGCCACCAAGGCCGGCACCTACATCAACCGCTTCACGGGCGAAGAGAAGCAGCGCGAGGCGAAGCCCGCGAGCA
This window harbors:
- the ybeY gene encoding rRNA maturation RNase YbeY, with the protein product MSVHVSTTRLERRSLRPADVRWRAEQMLAALRLPNAELSVLLCDDTTIHELNREYRHKDKPTDVLAFAMREGEHAELHPDLLGDVVISLDTARRQAHAGGKTIVAEVTILLAHGLLHLVGYDHQTDAEERRMNAMVDVLRAACVRRRS
- a CDS encoding HU family DNA-binding protein — encoded protein: MATAKRLTKAQIISELAEKTNLTKKDVAAVFDELRELIRRELTKRGSPEEFVIPDLLKLKVKKVKATKAGTYINRFTGEEKQREAKPASKKVRATPLKKLKDLVNG